The Coffea arabica cultivar ET-39 chromosome 2c, Coffea Arabica ET-39 HiFi, whole genome shotgun sequence genome includes the window TCTTTTTGTCCAAAGTTGTGAGCCATCCCCTTTCGTAGCTGTACGTAAAAGATAATGCTTAGATACTAGCTAGCAAGCTTTCATGATGTCCTCGaaggttttttatttttgggggggggggggggggggatctCTTTAAAGTactattttgttgttttttcacAATGTGGAGAGAATGCAATCAGATCTAGCCAAAGCCATTTCTTTGGTTACATATGGTTATCTAGTGTTCAAAGTTGGATCAAacaaatcaaatcagtgaaattGGCAACTACGTACAATTAAGCGGACTAATTAAATTGATCACATATCACATTGCCATGACAAAAACTCATCAATATAATTTCCGTAATTGCTTTGATTACtaagaagaaaacaagaaacactTCATCTCTACGCCCATGCCCAGTCTAGTCTCTCACACAAATAAATTcgcattttctttcatttttagcTGGATAGAGTTAAAGCAAAACCTAAAGCAGAAAGTAAGCTTCATGATGCTGAACCCTTATCCTATTTGGGCTCTTTATGCTTTCTTTCTTGTAACTTTACTGGAGGGTTTGAGTTGGCGTGTCAGAAGGACTCAAAACAGCTAAACTAGGAAGCAGCTGCATgaacttttattttatatacacGATGAGATCTAATTCTAAAAGACAGGACCACTCAGGATGCTAGAATTATACATGGGTCATTTCATATTTTTAGATTGGGTTTGGGATTTCGATAGCCAGTATTTGGGAATGAGAAATTCAGTGCCGGGGTGATGATACTGAAAATGAGTGTCCACTTACTTAATTAAGTATTGGTACAGTCCCTCTATTTGATCCTCAGACTAAAATGACAGCGGAATAAGAATTAGTTAAACCAAACAAGAATGTAGGAATAAGATACATCGATTCCATTCTgggattttgaattttgattccAGTTCCACTTCCCCAGTAGGAAATCAATTGACCTTGTTATTATTTTCTGTTTCCTAAAAAAGGTTAGTTTTGCTGACGTTGTACGTAGGGAGGGCAACGGGACGGGGTTGGGGCGGAGGACCCCTTCTGTTTCCTAAAAAAGGTTAGTTTTGTTGACGTTGTACGTAGGAagggcaacggggcggggttggggcgggggacctCTCCTCCATCCCTCGCCCCGCTGCTTACAAACTCCCTccgcccccgccccaccccGCTTCTCCCGTGGATGCTCCCGCGggactaataaaaatttgttatataattttattatggttaaaatttagcaaataatcaagtactaaaatatcaacacatcatcaaattattatttattgtaattttataattgaaacttataataacaatcaaacaaaaattatttgaatacaatccaacatgatgaaataaatataactaaagtagtcaagttttcacttttggcacaaatacaatcactaattcattattgtgcttgtgctttttttaagaaaaaaatgatattgtattaagtgtaattaggaatttagtataaatgtattaataaatttagtataactaattaataatttgtattagtacacatatataattattaatataattaataatatcaattatattatatatactaatagacatcatataatacatataactaataatatcattatcataagtttataactaattaaattatatattatatatataattgtatacatatatattttatatatttatttttttaaagcgggTGGCGGGACGGGGGATGTAGCGGGGATACACCTTcccgcccccgccccgtttctaagtcAGGGGGAAttcccccgcccccgccccaacccgCTCCCCATTAGCCCGCCGCGGGATTGCCATCCCTAGTTGTACGCGCTTTTGGCTTTGCCACAATTGCAAGCATCTGCCATGTCGTTTCTGAAATTCATTGACCTCACGGTCGGCCATCATGTTTGCTTGCCTTAGAATTTTGGACTCTCTTCCCGTACCCTAAATTTGGAATTTCAAGAACATTttgggtgcatttgataaaactgaaatctaaaaacTAAGtttaaaatctaaaatctaaataataaattcattaagttattaaattattaaatattaaatttaatacatttgagtgtatatcatatTTATTGGTaaatgaatagtttatcacttaattttacgagcaagttttgcctaaaaaattcaACACCGATTAATTatttcagatgttcaatttttgataTTATCAAACGGTCTaaatatattaagatctgaatccattaatttTAAGTGTTGGATTGAGCTATCAAACATGACCTTTATGTCAACTTCTAAGATTATTTTAGGCAGTAACAtagcatgcaaatcaaatacAAGTTTGAAAGTCTTGACCCTATTTGGATTACGGGGTTTAGCAGAAAAATTCTCTcgatacatttttcaattactttttatttcacatacatcacgtTGCCACCgtatatttttttacaaaaattctaaaaactTGCCGTCCAACAACGCCGGTCTCTCAAAAACCCGTTATGGGCCCTATAATGTATTGGGCTCGAAAAATCAAAACCACTGTTGGCCTACAAGTTCAAACAGAGTCTTAGTGGCATTCAATTAAGAGTTTGAAACTCCAAACATGGAGCCCATTTGGTTAGCTGCCTTTAGTCTTTGCTTTTGCATACTTTTATTTGTAGCAGGCATTTCATGTTGCCCTTGCCATTGCAAACGCTTTGTGTATTGCTAACTTGCTGCGTTCGTGTAAGCAAAATGTTCAATAAATACATCAGTGCATTTTGGCGTGgcatttaacaaataataattatGTGTGCATGCACGAGGATTAGGGTGCCACAAGAATCTACTTAATTTTTGTGTGCATACATTCCTCACCTGTTGTCTAAGGCCAATTTTTGGCATGGAAGTATCTTATCTAAGAGACAAATGTTACACCACAATCACCTGACTTGGCAACAACCAGGAAAGTAGTGAAGAAACAAAGGTtttgtttgataattcaattcagcacttaaatttaataaattcaaatcttAACATGTTTGGActcgtttgataacaaaaaattaatatgacactaaattttttaggcaaaatttgctctcaaaaaataagtgatgcgctattcacttattatttaatgtgatatacactcaaatgcaTCATATTTAGTACTTAAGaatttaataacttaataagtttaaattttagatttcgattttcaaacttcaattttatcaaactcaCCCTAAGAATTGGTTTGAAAATTTTGCCCAAAAACACCTAAAGGGAGCTTATATGTGCATTGCATGAGCATATTGTCAGATTGGTAATCTTTACATGTTAAAATCCTAAAGTCTAGAAGGGAGTCAGGTTTTTCGTTGTACGAAACAAGTTAATACAAATCTCACGATGTGAAAAGTTAATATAAGTATGTGAGAAACGATTTCCataaacattttaaaaaatacagACCGTGCTTTGTTTTTGTTGTGGAAATTTGAAGCTTTATTCCTCAAAGGAAAGAGAAATTAATTTGTTAAAGGACTTAAAAGAGCAAGAATTatcagaaaggatacgggtccAAGGGCAAGGTATTCTCCAACAACTGGAAAAAGGGCCAGaacgaaagaaaaaggaagaaaggcaTACGACAACAGGCCTATGTTATTGGCCCATTATTATCAGTTAAGCAACTCCTAGAAACAGGCCCATTATAATGAGTTAAGCAACTCCTACAAACAGGCCCATTAGAGAATAAAACTATAACCACGCAAACCAAACCCTAAAACCTATCCAACGGCTAATATCAAGCATTTGCTGTTCTCATTTAATCACTGCCGTCAGATAATATCTTAACTCTGgataaattcccttacaaatcAGCCTTGCGCTCGAGTCTAGGATTACTGCGGTCTGATAGTGTTCCCTCTGCGGGTTAGCTTATTTTTCTCTCATCCGCTTCTCTTCCGTCGAGGTAATATCGTTCGATTTTATAGCAAAAAATTGGCATAATCTAAATCTTGTAAAATTCACCTGCCTTTGATCTGTTTGCTAGAAAACCGAAAagctaaaagaattaaaaaaaattggagcACTTGCAGCATGCTAAATTTTGCTTttatttgaactatttttctttaattttgctgGAAAAACATAGAATTCTAGCTTCAGTTTATATTTGTTTTTGCATTTCTGCTAGTGTTATTAGTAGTGAATTCAGATCCTATGCTTACAAGGTTCTGATTTGTGTGGTCGTGATAATTAAGCTTTCATTATGTAGTAGCTAATCTCAATATTGctatttttttctaatttaatgatttttttaaatcGATAACTTGTTTTTATATACTAATTTACTGCTATGTTGTTTAAGTTTAAAGTTTATGGTAGCTATAATGATTTTGAAAATTCTaattagaaaatgattttgaAAGAGTAAATACAAGTGCCTTGGGGGCGGTGAACATGTTTGGCATTGGCCTTTTCCAGGCATTGATTGGAATGTACTCCCTCTGGAATGAGTAATCAAGGCTGGAGTCTCAAAAAGGCTCTTTTGCCAATGCCCCAATAAAATTTGTTGGGGTTTTTGGGAAGAAATACCAATGAGCTTGAGAATTGGCATACCGAATCATGGTGCCATAGGCCTTTGGTGTGGGAGCATTTCTATTCATTTGCTGGAGATGATGATCATTGTCGCATGTTTGCTTTTGCTGCTTATAGCACTTTTGCTTACGTAATTTTTTTAACCTCCCTAGAAATTGCTAGTTTGTTGCTACATGGAAAATTTACAACATAGAGTATCATACTAAACTAAGATTTACAACATTTTAAAAGTAGCAAGCTTGGTTTTACTAGATTTTTGCAGAGTTACTAGAAGGAAGGATGTCGCATCGCAAATTTGAACACCCAAGGCATGGTTCTTTGGGATTTCTCCCCAGAAAACGAGCATCGCGCCACCGAGGAAAAGGTTTTAGCAAAACTTTATAATTGCTTGACATATATTGATTGCTTCTATGATTGACAATCAGACTGGTTTGTGTTTCTTGTACATGTGGAGTCTTTTCCATGCTTGTTTAGCCAATTGCAGTATGTGTCCTATGATTACAAATCTGACGTTTATCAATGTTCTTGTGTATTTCAAGATGTGTGTTAATTTACAACCGTGCTCTATGTGTTTTCAGTGCTAGAGTTCTTGATGATACTAGAAATCTGTCCTCTTGACTTTTCAGTTGTAATTAGAACTAGAGTACTATGAAACTTCTTCTTCTCCACTTCTATGCCTTGCACATTGTAGGTTTTCCATGTTGAGAATCCTGTAGTCTTCCTGAGACCAATATGATTCTGATTTGTATGTCCTCTGGGAGCCGGTAGCTGGCCTTTTCCGATGTAATTCTGTATGTTGTGTCTGATTTGCAAATTTGCCGTTGGTACCTGTTCAATCATCTCTCGGGATAACTGTTTCTGCTACACCTGAGTGTCAGATATGGAGGCATTACCCTagttttgttttatattttttgcTGAACTTCTTCCTCTTTGCTTTTGGGCTGCTTGGTTTGACTTGTGATTGTTTAGGTTAGCATACTTTGTTGGTTTGAGGTATACTTATTATTATTTAAGCAGTCTGATTATTTTGTTTCCATGTTTGCTCATGAGCCATGATTGAATGGATGAAATTGCTAATAAGTTGGATTGCATACTGTCTCCTTATTCAGCTATTTGAGTCTTATTATTGTTGGGTTTTGCAATTAGGTTCTGATATTATTCTGTTTGTTGATTATGCAGTGAAGGCATTCCCCAAAGATGATACCACAAAACCTTGTAGGTTGACTGCTTTTGTTGGGTATAAAGCTGGGATGACTCATATTGTCAGAGAAGTTGAAAAACCTGGGTCAAGttagtttctctttttcaaCTCGGTTTTGAATTTTAATTAGAACGTTGCTTGTTGCCTTACATTATTCTTGTTCATCCAGAACTGCATAAGAAGGAGACTTGTGAAGCAGTGACGGTGATTGAAACACCACCTATGATTGTTGTTGGTGTTGTTGGTTATGTCAAGACGCCCCGTGGTCTCCGCTGTCTGGACACTGTTTGGGCTCAGCATCTCAGTGAGGAAGTAAAAAGGAGATTCTACAAAAATTGGTGCAAGTCCAAAAAGAAGGCTTTCACCAAGTATGCGAAGAAGTATGAGACTGAAGAAGGTAAAAAAGATATTCATGCTCAGCTGGAAAAGATGAAGAAGTACTGTTGTGTTATTCGGGTGTTGGCTCATACTCAGGTAAATCATTCTGACCTGCACTGGCCGTTGTCCCTGTGTTACTGTACTTTGCTTCCTGCTGCAGCCTTTTCATTTTGAATGTTACTTTGCAGATCCGAAAGATGAAGGGTCTAAAGcagaagaaagctcatgtgatgGAGATTCAGGTCAATGGTGGGGATGTTGCCAAGAAGGTTGACTATGCTTATAGCTTCTTTGAAAAGCAGATTCCAGTGGATGCTGTTTTCCGGAAAGATGAGATGATTGATGTAATTGGGGTAACCAAAGGTAAGGGCTATGAGGGTGTAGTGACCCGCTGGGGTGTGACCCGCCTCCCTCGTAAGACTCACCGTGGTCTTCGCAAGGTTGCCTGCATTGGTGCCTGGCATCCAGCAAGGGTTTCTTTTACAGTTGCTAGAGCTGGGCAAAATGGTTACCACCACCGCACAGAGATGAACAAGAAAATTTACAGATTGGGGAAAGCTGGTCAGGAGTCTCATACTGCTATCACGGAATTTGACAGGTTAGATGATGGTTTGCGTGGTACATGGATGCCTGACTGTGTCTATTTTGGCGAAAAATATGCGTCGTATTGAACCACAATATTATATCCAGCCAGCCGTTTTAATTCctgtaaataaataatttgctGATGCAATCTTGATTTGTAGGACTGAGAAGGACATCACTCCAATGGGAGGTTTCCCACACTACGGTGTTGTCAAGGACGATTATCTGTTGCTAAAGGGTTGCTGCGTGGGGCCAAAGAAGCGTGTTGTGACTCTGAGGCAGTCACTCTTGAACCAGACATCTCGGGTTGCATTGGAAGAGATCAAACTGAAGTTTGTTGACACGTCATCGAAATTTGGCCATGGTCGCTTCCAGACAACCGAGGAGAAGGCCAAGTTCTATGGACGACTCAAAGCCTGAGAAGAGAGGAGATCTATTTATCCCAAATTTGTTGAGTAGGAGTTTGCGGTCTCCAGTAGGAACTTTTGGTTATCACTTTTTTATCATTTCATCCCGTATTTGTTTCTCCTGTTCCGTATTTGTTTCTCCTGTTCCGTATTTGTTGGCCGACTTCTGCATTCGCATCCTTAATGACTGAATGGTTTATTGCGCCAATGAGCGGATACTCGACTCTTCAAATGCTGACTTAAATTTACAGGCTTTTGCATAAAGTGTGGGATTCTTCTGCTGACTAGTTGGACGGACGGAcggacaaattttttttaaaaaaactttgtCACGTGGTGTTTTGTGATTGAAGCATTTTGCTTTTATGGAGCCATATGTAATTTAGCGTACCAAATTTCCAGTTTGTAACACATTTTGAGATCAGACCTTGCAAAAGGTATTATTGTAGAGAAGGAGCTGGCTGTTGTTTCATGAACAGTCAATCAATTTTCGGAGTGCGTGTCACATGTGCAGTTGGCTTTTCACACATTTTGATGATAAAGAAGGAAGAGGAACTGCCTACTGAATAAGAGattataataataatgtatCCTGAAGCCTAGCTTATGTATTGCTCAGTTCACAAACAGCGGCTGAGATATTGAAGAATGGACTGACTGGTCAAAAACATATAGTATATAAATTTGCCGCTTCTCTTCTCAAGTTTCAAGAACATCCGGAGGAAGGATCTTAAAAAGAGGGGAAATCACACACGTGAACGTATGGACCCACAAGGCTTATGTACGTAGTAGGTCTTGATAATAACTCCAATTCCATCATCATAAAACTCAAGACCAACTtactaataataattaaaaaacttGAATCTGAACACTCATAATCATACACTCGGATTAATTTGATGATAATCTCTCTAGTTTCTCATCAATTAGTAGTTTTTTACCTATGTGAGTATATGATATTTTGATAAGAGTAGTATCTATGCATGCATGTTTAATTAAGAACAAAAGCCCTGACTGACTCTTCAATCTAATTTCCAATTTTCGCTGTACAAACTTTTGTAGTGCATAATTTCAACTATCTTCAATTATGTATTGTCTCCCCTGACTCTCTACAATTTTTttgatgagaaaaaaaaaaaacacgccAAGAACTGAAGAACGTTAATCTCTACTGTTGCTTGGCTGTTTGTGAACAAGTAAAAGAAACTTCGTCAAATGCGGCCCACATCTCACATGGGacaaagaaagtaaaaaagaaagataacgTGAAGAAAAAGAGGCGGAGTGCCTCTAGAGCCTAGACTCGAGTTGTCTGTCCGTCATCAAGCCAAATCTACCTCTACCTTGTATATAAAAAGAAAGCCAAGTTTATCTAGCTAACCATCTTTTTGACACATgtattgtatatatttttgacaagtggacctttgattattttacctaaatttttccttctctttttttatttaattgggGTAAaggattaaaatattttttctccttGAGAAAATCAACTCCATCGCTTCTTTTTCTCCATTAATTGTACCTCcgtttttctccatttctttctttttgcaatTACTTTATGGcctattaaatttaattgaaggatccaataagattttgtatatatttaaactaaagttaatttttgtttttttttaattactcaAGTATTGTAGTATGAATTGGGTTGGTATACAAGGATTGCAGCCGGTGGTGGAAGTCACAATTGAGGCTTTCGGCCTAGAGTGTGACTTGacaaaaaattgttagaaatttcaattttgattaaaaagatGTTTTTGCAATAAAAAATAGTACAATTCTAATTTGTATATGTAGACCAGGAAACAtgacaattcatatttttatctaaCTTTGCTATTTATATTCAGGAGCTGCAGGATAATGTTGTCACCTTTAAGCAGAATTTAAATAGATGAACTGGATTCTTctatcaaaagaaagaaaaatatgaaagtttaTAGTAAGCTATATTGATGTTGAAGATTGTGCCATGTTTTAGTAGCTTCCTAAACTTTTTCTCATTATTAAAGTACTAGAAGTATTACAACTGCTTTTGATTTAGTTTTAACTAAAACTATACTACTATTAATACACCAATGCACTTATAGTGTATTAAGTTTCTCTCCTTTTTGGGTATCATCATAATAGTGGTTCAAAAATCTTTATTCAAATCACAATAAATAGAGAGGTTGATTTCATAGATGGAATTTCTCTTCATaacaaattttgagagaaattttatttatactccatattgtgttaattgtgtTCCTACAATAAACAAAAACTATACgataaaaataataacaaaagcatgattaacaaaaatgagagttcaaataatatttgtcaaatttaattgctttaatgCTCAATTTTTCTCCTATTTTTCTATTCATTCATCATGTGTCAAAATAATTTGATGCTATGCATTTGACGGACAGtgggcattttggtcattttacaCAGCGCGTAATTTTGATTGCACACGGCGTAACTTTGTTTGCACAACGTGTAACTTTAGTACAAAAATTTACGGGCCCCACACACGTTGTAAAAATTGATATACAACTTATAATCTGGATCACacatttttttggtcaaaatctgGCCGTTGACTGTTCAGGTCCCTGCCCCTTGTCTGCATTCGACTAAATTTCTAGGGGGTCCAAATTGTG containing:
- the LOC140035201 gene encoding large ribosomal subunit protein uL3y, whose amino-acid sequence is MSHRKFEHPRHGSLGFLPRKRASRHRGKVKAFPKDDTTKPCRLTAFVGYKAGMTHIVREVEKPGSKLHKKETCEAVTVIETPPMIVVGVVGYVKTPRGLRCLDTVWAQHLSEEVKRRFYKNWCKSKKKAFTKYAKKYETEEGKKDIHAQLEKMKKYCCVIRVLAHTQIRKMKGLKQKKAHVMEIQVNGGDVAKKVDYAYSFFEKQIPVDAVFRKDEMIDVIGVTKGKGYEGVVTRWGVTRLPRKTHRGLRKVACIGAWHPARVSFTVARAGQNGYHHRTEMNKKIYRLGKAGQESHTAITEFDRTEKDITPMGGFPHYGVVKDDYLLLKGCCVGPKKRVVTLRQSLLNQTSRVALEEIKLKFVDTSSKFGHGRFQTTEEKAKFYGRLKA